The Phalacrocorax carbo chromosome 23, bPhaCar2.1, whole genome shotgun sequence genome includes a window with the following:
- the RAB29 gene encoding ras-related protein Rab-7L1 isoform X3, producing MTRLYYREASACIIMFDVTNISTFSNSQKWKQDLDSKLMLPDGNPVPCLLLANKCDLSPWAVTRDEVDRFSKENGFSGWVETSVKENKNINESMRNSLNNTRNVFSHAGLYQEDGTSCAKGWAGGTWEACCCVPVVSWSRGEVVAAGVVSYPVTAESDAARVLIEKMMSSSAGDGSSSAAGSGDYINIKETTPPGWACC from the exons ATGACCCGGCTGTACTACAGGGAGGCGTCAGCCTGCATTATCATGTTTGATGTCACCAACATCAGCACGTTCAGCAACAGCCAGAAGTGGAAGCAGGATTTGGACAGCAAGCTCATGCTGCCAGACGGGAACCCCGTGCCTTGCCTACTGCTGGCTAACAAA TGCGACCTTTCCCCATGGGCAGTGACGAGAGACGAAGTGGATCggttcagcaaagaaaatggcttttctggTTGGGTGGAGACATCTGTcaaggaaaacaagaatattAATGAGTCCATGAG AAATTCTTTGAACAATACCAGGAATGTTTTTTCACATGCTGGCCTCTACCAGGAGGATGGGACTTCTTGTGCAAAAG GCTGGGCAGGTGGTACCTGGGAAGCCTGTTGCTGTGTCCCAGTCGTAAGCTGGAGCCGAGGTGAGGTGGTTGCAGCAGGAGTTGTTAGTTATCCGGTCACTGCAGAGTCTGATGCTGCCAG GGTCCTGATTGAAAAGATGATGTCCTCATCCGCTGGTGATGGAAGCTCCTCTGCTGCGGGGAGTGGGGATTATATTAACATAAAAGAGACAACCCCGCCAGGCTGGGCCTGCTGTTAG